Within the Enoplosus armatus isolate fEnoArm2 chromosome 9, fEnoArm2.hap1, whole genome shotgun sequence genome, the region TCagatacatgtagtggagtaaaaagtacaatatttcattctgaaatgtagtggagtggataaagtagcataaaatagaagAGTTAAATACAAGCACCTCAAAGTACTcactacttgagtaaatgtacttaaaactacaaaaataaggGTCAGGATGTAAAATGGGTCAGACTTGATATCACATTAAGCTCCAGGGAATTAATTTAAATCAGTACCATCTCCTCAAATACATGTCAAAACTaatgttcgtgtgtgtgtgtgtgtgtgtttgacagaatgGATGGTCACTCGAGGTCCTCTCATAAgtacctgctgctgcaggtgtggtGTGGTCTCctcactgttgccatggtggTTATGGCTGCACTTCTGACTTCAATCAAACCAAAGTCCACAGAGGTCAGTACATCTGCCACAAGACGAGGAAATTACATTTAGATTCACATTCACTGCTTTATGTGTCATCTATTACCTGACAGTTTACATTATAGTGACTTTATAGTGACTTAAAGACTGAAGAGTAATGCAGTCGGAACAGTTTTGGACAACTATGTCAGACTTCATATTTCATGTAGCTGCCAACACATGTGAAGTCACGCCTCAGGtgtgaaattatattaaaactATATTAATGAGTCCCAGTCtaatctctgtctcttttacaaGTTGAGACACCCAGTGGGTGCCCTTAGGTGGCAGTGACATCATGATTGACAGGATCTGGCTGCTGGATCAGAGCTATGTTTGAAATAGGGGTACTCTAAGATGCCTCAGTGCAGTACATGTCCACTTAAACAATAACAGAACACTTGTACAATAACAATGCAATTCAATACAAACAtcaccacaaacaacaacatcaaaaagTACCACAGAGTTTGATCAAGACTTCTTTGACACAAAGTTGTATTTACTGTAGAGTACtggattatattatattgtacagGTGTTCCTATTATTGTATCCATCTTCAGAGTAATTCCCTGTTTTAAACCCCAGGACTCGaccatatttatattttccagatacatttttacatgttcCTTTATTGGTTGAGAAGATTCTCCTGCCTCATAATTGaatcatctaaaaaaaaaacgcacCAAGTTTAAAACAAGGCTGCGTTATACTGTAGTTGATGGAAAGTTTATATTTTGGAGACACATGATTTTCACTGGACATATAGCGCTCCATTGCCAGTGAGTAGACATAGTAACaaggatgatgaagatgattatgatgattatgCAGCTcatgattgtttttctttctatcttttcAAGGACCAAGTCTCTGCACTGAAGTTATGTAATATCACTCCACCAGGTAAATAGATTATATGTCAAATTTGCCCTTTAAATGCCTTTTAAAGTAACCTCACATTATTGCACAAATTAAGGGTGTATGAGTatttttataaaacatgattCATTTACATGAATGAAGCTGAATTTAACATAAATCTTTTCCTTAGCCGTCAACACTTTTGTTGCTCCCTTAAAGTCAAAAGGTAAGTTAGATCATTTTTTACTTAAGAAATCACATCAAACTAAAAGATACAACGGGAggactgaaaaatgaaatgtactgTGAACACTGCCACAGTTATTGCGTCAGTAAATAACCTCTAAATGATGTTTTTCAGGATCCTCTCTGTCATACATCCAGCTAATCAGGTGTAAGTACACTTCCTCTTCTGGTTAATATTCAGATTCATTCTCATCGCTTCTTCCTGTGTGGTAaattgatgtgttttgatgatgagTTTATAAAGAAATCATATTCACGTATATTGTGAGAGTTTTAGATGTGTGTCTAAATTACTACTTTACTGCTTTAAGACATTGAGGGTGAATCTAAAGTGAAGTAATCTGAGCTaaatacatttctctgtttcgttgtttgtttatttctatgaaaatgaaaatcaagcATAAAGGATGAGATGAcaagttgagatatttccaatgacagcagaaaatgtttttggttttggtgtcAGTTCCTAAGATTTCAAAGAGCGAGTACTTCTTTCTAAAGCTGTCATTTTACACTGGCTTTCAATGGACTCACAGAGAAAACTCCATAATAAAAGAGACCAAGATACCACTTTCTTGCCCACAGAAGTCTCAACTGGCCAAAATGCAACATGTGTTTTGAGGCCTGACTCTCACTTTTTACTGATCTCCCATGCTGTCATTATGCTTCTACTGCACAAAAGCCACACTTGACAGCTACAGATGCTGTGTGCAACAAGTTCAGACATGCTCTCTGGGAGCTGCTGAAAGTCATTCTGAGAAAGGCAGGAAGTCTTTAAGTGAAGCAGATAGAGGCAGGTGCTGCACCAAAGagtaaataacaacaaagtaGGTCCTGATTTGAATCCTTTAACTGATTAAATGAGAAATTCAGATTGAAACTGATTTCAAAGAGTGGGTCCCGTCAAGTTTCATCATTAAACTTAAAAGCCCTATTTTCTGAATCAGCTTCCTCCAACATGAAATCATGTTCTTTCTGCCAAAGTTTTGTTATTTCTCATAAGAGATTCCTGTATTTCTGGTTTTTGTCCATGCTCAGTTGGAGAAAAGTGATGCCACATTTTCAGTGAACAAATCAGGATTTGGGCaacatttcaaccaaaatgTAAAGTTGTGGGCTTATGTTAGGTTTTACAGTTTAACATGAGTTTTTGAGtctcaataaataataactaaagATGttatatttatgaaatgtaacTTTGTCGCTTGTTATAGAGAAATTTGAAACCAAAATGAAAGGGGCTACCCTTTCTACTTCTACACTTGAACAGTAAAGTATACAGTAGATTTGTCACTCTCCAATTGAACTATTACATCTAagagacactcacacactattaatctgcatgcacacacagtcaggctAAACcactgactgagagagacatATAGCCTTGTCATGTTTCCAGTCTCATACATTGCGTTCCTCCCACTCCACTGCCTTTTTCCTCTGTGAAGTGGGTTTCTAAAACCTCAACAAACCTGAAGCAGAGCTGTAATGTGGGCTGCATCGACTTAATTACAGCCCACGGCAACAGACAGCATCAGTTTGTCAGGGGATGCCTAGTCTGCCAAATTGGAAATAGAAGGAAGGAAATTAGTCATTAATTTGAAAGATCAACTTTGTTTACCTGATGTCTTTATTCAACTTCAGATGAAAATTGGAGTGTGAATGTTTCAAAGCGCCTTGGTAGATTATAGAACTACAATTTGAGCCAAAGAGGTCCGCCTAAAGTTTCATGGGTGAGGGGATAATATTTTTATAGCTGAGCATCTTAAGAAACGTTTGACAAATCTCCTACAGCTCCGGACAATCGCTCTTGGCAAAACTCAGCCAGATGTCACTCCTGCTCCCTTGACCTGCGTGATGGCTCTATCTACTGCACGGAGAGCAGCCTCTACTTCATCTATGCCCAGGTCACCTTCAGCAAGCACCCTATGAATCGTAAGGCTAAGTCTGTGATTTTGAGAAGAAATGCCACGTTTGGTAGAAGCATGAAGAAGCTGGTTGAGGGGACCTTCCCGCAAACGACAGCGGGCTCTGTGTGGGTGGGTAAAATCGTCAGCCtcacagagggagacagtgtCAGCTTAGATATCACAGATGATTTTCTAACAGACAACACATTCTGGGGCGCTTATCAGCTTCGTTAGCACCAGGATTGGTTACAATACAAGGGAGTTGGACTGGTATGTTGTTAGTGCGCCTATATGTTTCAACAAAAGCTGTTCAGCACCTGTATTTTGTTCCAATATTTTGTGCCAGATATTTAACTCTTTAATTTTATGCCAAAATATACTCAAGATCTCAAGGACTCTTATTTTGTGCAGGGTAGTAAACCTTTGTGGCCAACATGGAACACTAAAATGCTACAATCTCCATCAAGCAGGGAGAGGAAGGTTTTAACTACAGATTTTACTGACTGAAtccttttaataaaatgttacatCCTATTGACTTTGGACAAAAATATCTTGGCAAAACAACATACTGTGTCACTCCAACCTTAGCTGAGTCTAAATATTTAAGCTaattgcattttaaatgaatgtaaactgtGACTGTCTTGAGCATGAATATGTTTGTTGGCACTGCCATGTTCTTTGTGTAATTTATGAAATGGAATATTATATTGCGGTGGTTTGATTtcaaggaggggagggaaatgaaagagtaataaaaaatgtattatttgaaaGCCATTGAGTCGATTTACTGACTTCTTATTTGCGCTGTGAGCTACCAGCTGACCACACGGTGGTGCCACCTTCCTCAAAATAAGAGGTAACGTGAAAGACGTGCTGTGTATGGTATCTGTTACCCACTCACCACTATTTTCTCAGATCACATTACACAGCATGATGACACAATCATctatcaattaaaaaaaaaaggtaacacAAACCACAGAGACATTCCACAGATGCCTTAGAAACCTCAAGAGTATTGTTAAAAATCCCTGCCAAAGAAAATCGTGGTGTTACTCATCTTACTGGCCTGAAGCtaatactgtacacacatacagtacagtgcgTAAGACCGTACAACTGTAATTAGACGTTGCGTTGAGCAGAACAGATGCAAAACAGGAAGCCACATATTTGGTGCAATATCAGTCATAGTGCTTCCCCTTCACAACACATCCACAGACACATGTGAACTCGAAACGCCCTCTGATTAGACTCCTTGGAGGCAGTTTGGTTTCTCTCATGCAGTAAGTGCTAATACTAGACTTCTTAGACTCAATGTTGAGTGCATGTAGCCAGTCATAGATAATGTTAATGTgcacttttctgtctgtatgtctgacCTTAGCCCTGCAGTCCATCAACTACACACTAATTACGCTGATGATATGTCACTGAACCAAATGTGCCACAGTATTACCCTCTATATTAATGGATTTTAACACACCGGATtgtgattcatctgctgaacaGCAGTAATCAATCCAGGAAACATTAAGATGAGATTATTAACataatttattcttttaatgCAGGTACTACTGAGTGTGTCTTATATAGGAaggagtgaatgagtgaacgaggaagtgattttggacacagccatgctgatgtttagccgatgtaatgtttaccatgttcatcaccATCTTAGTCTAGtgtgttagcatactgacatgTGTTAATTAGCTCTAAACTTGAAGTGCATCTGGGACTTTGGTGTATcccaacctcatggtggcgctacaggaaaagtcagcaGATCACAGCAGGTTGACGGTAGGATTGGTCCCCCGGGAACGATAACAGCATGAACTAAATTTCATGTTAATCCATCggacagttgttgagatacatGACCATGCATAGAGCGATGGTGCTAATCCTAAACACTGACCCTAATGACTGTCCAAACTGTCCTCGCTTTCCAAGATGTCGTCACCCTCCCTGTCGAAAACTTGAAATGatcctcacaaagacagaagttCATGATTACACAAATGCACCCATGACCACAAAGACGCTGTCTTAGAAACAGTTATATTTTAACCTCCGTAAAAGTGATTCACCCACTTTGTTACGAACACTTTATAAATAGGATTGACTTGACTTTTATGTGACGTGGCAAACACTCCCTTTGTGTGAGGCCGGCATCAACCCTTCACCTTATTAGAACACAACCTGTGGGACACTTTTAGATCAGGAGTAAGACAAAGCAGGCAGCATGACATCACCTCCAACAGGTATCTCAGGCTGCTGACTTCCTCTAACATTCTCTACAACActtgtttctttgttctcttGCGCCTTTGTAGTCCCTTAGGGATTGTTTGTCAGGCTTGTCATTAGTCTGAGCTCTGacgacagagaaacagaaatgttctcGTCTACGTGTAGAAATATATTTGCCAGCGGCTTGAGTCTGgttcagtcaaaaaaaaaacactaaagacATGAGGACAAGATAAGATATAAGGAAACAAGTTAAGGCGCTTCTGGTGGAAATGAGGGAGATTAGTTTTAAGAATTCAATATAATGGCATGTGATGGCGGATGTTAAAACATTGCTTCAGTTAATTCCTTGTCCTGAGCATTCAGCAGCACTTTCAGATGGacagttatattttatttaagagTTTGTAAACCATTATGCTTAATGTGCAGGGCGTCTTTGGCGTGCATCAAATAATCACATTATCTCTAATTGTTTCTTCTGTGTTATTATAGTAATTTTTCCAAGAATTTTTCCAGTTACTACAAGTGATAAAGgcacaatattttcaaatgagcTTTTATATGCCCAAACTTTTTtcttacagcaaaaaaaaatatacaaaatgttgCTTATATGCAGGTGGCGGAAGACATGCTGAGACCtgttactttagtaaaagtaccaatatttcaatgtagaaatactccattacaagtaaacgTCATATTATCATAATTTTACTTAAGAAGAACAGGAACATTATTAACATCTGGCTGTAAATTTaccattaaaaataaaagtactcattctgtGACAGAATGGCCTGTTCAGTGTACTTATATCATACTATGTTTTTTGGATTATTACTAACACATGTACAACATGTAAGCAGGATTTTATTATTGCAGCTGATCAAGGTGACGCTAATTGACCGCTTTACAGACTGatgggtagtttaatttattaatttaacaatgcatcatagTCATAAGCTCacaatgttttgtatgtaaaacccTAATCTGCAAAGTAAGTACAAGTCCCTCAAACTTGCACTTAACTAGGGTACATTAGTAAATGTACGTCCAGGACTTTGTATGTTTATAAATTGTAATCTACAGTATTTTTGCTTTGAAATACATTGTGCCATCCAGAAAAGGGCTTAAAAATTTGAAATATAGTTCGCTTCAATGCTTCATGTAAATGTCTTTAGATACATGAGAGTATTCATATTAATTTCAAAGGGAAATTACAGTGTCAGCAGTCACataagaaagaaacaaatgcaGCAGTCACataagaaagaaacaaatgcaaCTGTCAACTGATTATACAAATAACTAAAATAGACTGAAGTTTTAGTTGAAAACAGCTATGAAAGTCAGCATAATGATTCAAATATGAAGCTTCCCTCTCTGCATTAAGCCATCCCATTTCATCAGTGTATAAAGAGGTAATGATATTAACAGTTAAGATACATCATTGTTTCGTGCAATGGGCTTGTGCACTAAAAAATGACACTTCCTAACATGTCACtcacacttcctgcctcatGCACGCCACCATTAGATATtagctgtttttattaaatgcaATAAcacaaaaaggggggaaaaacatcCAGCATCACTTCCTCTGTCCTGTCAGTGATGATATTCTCAAATGTCAGTCACCTGACTTTAAGTCATGTTGACGAGATGTACTTCCTGTATTGCagtggttttttttctgtatatatttttttggtttattttaattGTAGCTTTAGTCACATGTGCGAGCTCATGTTGAACCGACTGTTCATCATGTGATAGTGTTAAGTGTAACAGACCAAATACTGAAACgtttttaaaaaattatatttttttgttttagaataATGCTGTAATTTTGAGTTTCCAGTATgatgaaggaggaagaaatgtgGATAAAGTTTTACTCATTGCAGCCACTGTAttatttgcaaaaacaaaatcaaccaACTCAGTCGTTGCTTTGCTGCAACAAAGGTCAAACTGTGTGACCACAAAGATCAACAAGTGTGGGAGGAATTAACTGGCAAACACTTCATGAAATGTGGGAATAGATGCCCTAAAGATTAGAGAAGTGGACCTAGGACTGGAAAGTGACATTTGAATCCCCAGCAACTGGGAAGATCTGAAAACAATGCTTTCTGCCTCCCTCAAAAAATACTGTTGGGACACCCTTTAGAAAGCCACTTTACTTCCAACTTCTGCTAAAAGGCCAACAGTAGATGTGAAACTGAGGAAGAGCTTGCAAGATCTGCAAGTCCTCATAGGTCACAGGGAGTAAACTCTGCTGTAACACTCCAAACGTCTCTTAGTCATATTACTGCTGTCTGCAAACTGCAGCTGTCTCTCAAAGCCTGCACAGATTTCATTTGTGGTTGAATTCCAAGGTACAATGATGATTATCTGTGCTTTGTCATGTTTGTACTGGTTTTGACTTTTTCTGACAAGTGTtattacttaaagctgctataatcaatatttgtatttgaataatggatgaaatgactgagtaatgtgaaagggataatgtttgtttgtttctaggAAGTTCTCCAAATTACCCGACAAAGTACGTAGTTTGTAACTGccctttaaaacaacacataaaagcgttttctgatctgacgccaCTATCAGCAGGACAGCTTCATTTGTCTGAGCCTTTCAAAACcattacaaatcactgttggAAAATAAACCTGTTTTATGATCTGACAACGCTATGGTTGAGGTTAAGGGAAACAtcgtggtttgggttaaaattacTACTTTGGtaaggttaggggaccttcgttgtcatggttacaataataaacacgtggGTTAAGGTTATGGAATGATAACCTTAGAGCTTTGTCACTTAAACGTAAGCACATGTCGTTTTGGGCCAtttgctgaaacgactgatTGTGTCATTTAGGTTTACTGTTTTggctcacagctctcatcagtgttgtttccagCCACTGCAGGCCGCTGTTTTTTAGTAACAAAGATCTGATAAACCCACAGTACTCTACCTGTCCAGCATCAAATGGAGAAAGACTCTCAACGGGCCGCTACGCCCTGCAAGGTAAGggtgaaaatgtgacattatatCCATTATGATTATTGATGCAAACATAACTTCCGGTTAATCCAATTTTGAAGACCACATACGGATCCCTTCAAAAGAGGCACTTTGTCTGCAGCTAGGTACTCTTTCAGGGGCCTGTCTCACGAGGTGAGTTCAACTTAGTCATCTGTTATCTGGCTTCACTGAGCCTAACATTGGTCGTCCTGGATAACTGGTATCACAAATCTGGTTATCAACTGATTCTGTTAACTCTGGGTTTTCCTATCCAGCTACGAGCATGTTCATGTGAAAGAGGCAGAGCTGCTAATTACAAGAGACATCATTAGACCATGAATGAAGATATTAATATGAAATGAGATCAATTGGTGATACGCGTGGGGAATTTCAGTTTTACCAACATCAAAAAGTGATATTCAACAaggtgaaatgtaaacaatataatCACATAACTCGAATAGAAGAAGAAGCTgtagaaaatattaaaagtaagGCCATAAATAAGCGCAGGTATTGTGATATATATCTTTAACAtcagaggacatttttatttcaaattatcATCACCAAGTCGTCTCATGTTATTCTGAGCTGCAGTGATGCAATAAGAGTGTAAAAGCATCAACACAGTCAGAAATCCTGTCgggaattaaaaaaatgtgtggcGATTAAAATGCAGCTATAATTgtcattatgtatttattgttacattattacatattattacattataacTAAACCTCCCTTTGTTAGGAGCtctgttttaaaacacagaggacacagaaaGTCTGAAACAGCACCACGATTCTACAGATCAAAAAAAGATCTCCTGCTCTTAATTATTTGTCACTTTAATGTGAACTCTTTTGTCCCTGTCAGGATCCCGTAGGAATGATGACGCTGTATTTCAAGTGCGCTGATTGGTTAGTAGTCGggctgttggtttgttttggttaccatggtgatctaCCACGCTTAAAAGTTAGCTGTGATACCGGAAAACCATAGATAAGCCCAAATATAGCTGGGtaactattattatattattattattattattatgatattatatttattatgtgtatatgtatcaTAACACATCCATGTGGCTAACCTGCTAAACTCATGGCAGTCAGACGATGTTAGCGGCTAGCTAGGGAACATAGCATTTAGCTAGCAgccaaagagacagacatttctACTCAGGAGTTGGCGGAGATCAAATtagagctaaaaagagagtgaatattggatttaccTGCATCAGGTGTCCAGAAACacgacttcaaatgaatgcttatgttGCTCCTTGTCTGTAGAATGGGTAAAACGGaggctgtttgctaacacgttcatcacaacaactttataaggaGATGATATATCACagctgtttacagtttgttgcactgcccccaagtggccaagaaAATTAGGCTTAATGCACTAGCTTATATCCGTCCATGTCTGTTAAATGATCATGTTTTTGACCATCATTTCTCTTtgttatgataacattttactcaccaaAGTTGAGATATGGTTGAGGTCAGGGCACAGGTGACATCACCAAACAAAGTCACACAAGATCAGAGaagttgtaaacaagccaacagatTAGTCAGATTATCTtcaccactttatttggaggtaaaactgaatgTGAGAGCACCCAAAATGTTGGTGTTGATCTCTCATTGTACAGAAAACTGTGCGTGCTACAACAGGCTCTAAAGTTGAAGCAGGAAGTCAGTCGGTGACAGATGTCAGCTGTGGTGGATTTTGACAGCGTACttaattttctctttcaaataaaTTTGACTAtccagtattttaaaaaaaaatctttttaaaactcCTATGAATGCTATTACTACCGATAAGAATGATgaccaaaattacaaaaatagacccaagttgtaataaatcgTAATCATCCtctaaaaatacaatacaatctttgtctttttaatgtaCCAAGTTTTGGAGGCCTggcaaacatacacatttaaaacctattttacatttaataacacacacattgtgtacAGCAACTTTCTAATCTCCTCTAACCTTTATTATACTTACCCCGAAGGTTTTTTCTTGTACTAAACCCAACACAATTATTTCTTATCACTTagtttaattgattttttgacCCTGTAAACATGCCCCCTGAGTTTGGAATCAGCTAATTTCCCGGTTATGAGTAAAATCCCAGATTCAGATAAACACCTAACTTAATCTATTGGTTTTTAAATAAGCTCctgacagacacagtcagaaaACAAGAAGGTAAAACACCTAATAGTAGGTGAAGCGTAACTTCTTGGAGGCACAGCAGAGGTTTGTGGGCCACCAGACTATACAGTCTAGTAACAGTGGAAGCCACCTTGCATTTGTGGTTAAACCTAATTTTGGCCCAGTTTCTTCCCTTACACATCAACATCCCCCTCTGAGCCCACACACGGCAGCACTGAAGAGGGAATGATGAGACAGAAACCAAAACCTTGTGATGTGGATTTTTTGCTTCTTCAAAAAACTGGCACCTATGATTGTGTCACCAGACAAATCTGAAAATTAAGCTCATGGCATAAATGCGGCATTTTGTTTGCCTACAACAGCTTccttcctccacttcctccctccttggCCTCCCACCTTCCTTCCGCCCTTCCTCtttccatcctctccctcctgccccGAGGTAATCTTTGTCGGCATTGTGGTTGAGCTCGGCTGCTTGATGACCACACAATCCTGGGATTTCATGATGCAATCCATGAGCAAAATCGGCAAAGAACAAAAGAGGGCTTTTTCAAAGTGTTCCAGATATCACAGGGGGGGAGTTACATGCGGGGAATATGTCACCATACGATTAGGAGACGTCTGATAATGATTCAGGCGCACAGGGTGAGGAAAAGGGCACTCAGATATGAAGGCTCAAAATGGGGAGGTTCAGTTTCCGTCTCCATGAAAGGAAGTATTTGTCTCTTGGAGAAATCCAGTGGGAGTTTGTGAGTTACATATTACACATGACCTCTGActgggaaaatgtttttatcagttTAGAAAGGTTCAACAGATTGTACAGCACGATACACATtttgaagaagagagagagaaaaagtgggTATACCTTTCTTGGTCTACTGATTTTGTGTCCATATTGATACAATAGATATCATAGATATAGAAGATACAATATCTTACTGTCCTTATGTAAACGATGTCCTTCATAACCTAAAATGggggttaaagggttaaagtTTTATTCTCCTAAAGTATGCTAATCTTTTCACATGACCACAAAATGTGGGAATTAGCATTTATGTGCCCACACAATCTCCCAACTCTGCTGTTAAGTACGGAGTTATTTACTTTTAAGGTGTCATGAAAAAGCAAATTAGATTCAACTAAATGCCCTCCATTTCCTGGAGTTTGTAGATTTACATTTAGTTCTgattccctttttattttttgacatgtAGAGAACTAATGTCCTTATTGATCTGTAAACTATATCATGGTTATTTTGAAAGAATAAAGTTGTGAGCTTGTATATGAGATTCCAGTACACTCTGAGATCACCGGATATCATTACCAAGAACTTAATTTGGTGAATCTTATGAATAATCGAGAGGTGGTGGGCGAGTGAGCAAGAGGAACTGCAACGAAgcaatgtgtgtatttgtttgtttgcgtgtCATGTGGGTGCATATGATCTTGTGGTTGGTTAGTGTTTGCATGTTGGAATGAGACAGTCGAAGCCATGAGGTGCAATTTCACTGCTGATTTCACAcgcaaacacatttaaaactgcagTGTTCATATTCAGCGTTGCAGCACTAGAGTCTATTGTATGAGTCTTGACATGTTTCCAAGATACACAGGCACTCAATTCGCTCAAAGCTGGTCTGAGCTAACAAACACAGCAATCAGTTCAATACAAGGGAAACTGAATGAGAAAGGGAAAgtgttgctaaaaaaaaaaagcactgccGAAGGAAAACAGAATTTACTGGACATTTCAGGCATGTGTGATGACAAGCCTGAATATTTCAATGTACTGTCTCGAAAACAAAAAGTGATGTGAGAAGTGTACAAACCAGTTTTCCGAGTGAGTTGCATCATCTCCCAGTTCTGTTCTTATGCTTTTGTTTGACCATATCTGTTAATGCATATCTAGGTATCTGTGGTATTGTAAACTTTGTGTAGTTAGAAATATTGTTATACAGTCAGATCTCTTGTGAAGATCAGATCTTAATTTCAGCAGGACTTAACATGACTTAAGATAAAGGTTATATGTATAACATTTTAGGTAGTTTGTGGTATCATCTGTGTAAAGCAGACGGCTATCATTGAGTTTACAGTTTAGGTATTTGGCAGTGCATTTCTGGCTGCTAATACTATAAAGATAACGCAAATATATGGTTTATAATACACTATAATGTAAGCAGATATATGTCTTTATTGATATACTCATTAACAACTATAACTTCTCCTGTGGGCACCTATAAGTGgaggctggtgtataaacagataacaAATGATAATACAGTgaaacacagttgtaataatgtaaaatattcataagagaagttatagttgttgacaaatactgtacattaatacttaaaatgttatttcaactacattatagtgtgttataaactaTTTATTAAATCAACATCAACACTTTACCACCCCTAAATAGGGGTGGTAAAGTGTTGATGCACAGGTGGATTGTTTACACAATCTCAcatttttgtggtttttcaaAACATCTGGTCTGATGTGAGCCATGGATTTATGTGTGACCCTCAGCAGTTACAGAAAGAGATTACATTCTGTGGAAGGCTCAACTCGGTAATGAGCTCAATatgcatttatgtgtttatgactgtgtctgtgtcagc harbors:
- the lta gene encoding LOW QUALITY PROTEIN: lymphotoxin-alpha (The sequence of the model RefSeq protein was modified relative to this genomic sequence to represent the inferred CDS: deleted 1 base in 1 codon) yields the protein MDGHSRSSHKYLLLQVWCGLLTVAMVVMAALLTSIKPKSTEVSHLPQDEEITFRFTFTALCVIYYLTSKGSSLSYIQLIRSPDNRSWQNSARCHSCSLDLRDGSIYCTESSLYFIYAQVTFSKHPMNRKAKSVILRRNATFGRSMKKLVEGTFPQTTAGSVWVGKIVSLTEGDSVSLDITDDFLTDNTFWGAYQLR